One region of Aminobacterium colombiense DSM 12261 genomic DNA includes:
- a CDS encoding PTS transporter subunit IIC — protein MLSNKNLRSYAINVFNGMALGLFASLIIGLILKQLGAFLSIPILEHFGKIAQLLMAPAIGAGVALSVKSPPLGVFAASIAAAIGAGSINFTDNGAILTIGEPMGALVGSLVGAEVTKLIAGKTKVDIVLVPAATILAGGLAGYLTGPWIAQGMNFLGALINTATRLHPFPMGILVSVLMGIILTLPISSAALAIALGLNGLAAGAATVGCCCQMIGFAAQSYKDNGVGGLISQGLGTSMIQIPNIIRNPWIWVPPTLASAILGPVATMVFKMENNKVGAGMGTSGLVGQFGTIATMGGSGWVGIVTLHFLLPALLSTLFCLILLKVKKIRPGDMRL, from the coding sequence ATGTTGAGCAATAAAAATCTTCGTTCCTACGCTATCAATGTTTTTAATGGAATGGCACTGGGTTTGTTTGCTTCTCTCATTATTGGGCTTATCCTCAAACAGTTAGGCGCTTTTCTTTCTATTCCCATTCTTGAGCACTTCGGTAAAATAGCACAACTTCTTATGGCTCCAGCTATAGGGGCGGGCGTCGCTCTTAGCGTCAAATCACCGCCATTGGGGGTATTTGCTGCCTCAATTGCTGCAGCAATAGGGGCCGGATCTATCAACTTTACAGACAACGGGGCTATTCTAACTATAGGAGAACCCATGGGAGCCTTGGTGGGGAGCCTTGTGGGAGCAGAAGTCACCAAGCTCATCGCTGGGAAAACGAAGGTGGATATCGTTCTTGTCCCCGCCGCAACAATCCTCGCCGGGGGGCTGGCGGGATATTTGACCGGGCCATGGATTGCTCAGGGAATGAATTTTTTGGGAGCCCTCATCAACACGGCAACGCGCCTCCATCCATTTCCTATGGGAATTCTGGTTTCTGTACTCATGGGCATTATTCTTACCCTTCCCATTAGCAGTGCCGCTCTCGCCATAGCCCTGGGGCTCAACGGCCTTGCCGCCGGAGCTGCCACTGTAGGCTGCTGCTGTCAGATGATTGGATTTGCCGCCCAGAGCTACAAGGATAATGGTGTGGGAGGACTTATCTCCCAGGGGCTAGGTACATCCATGATTCAAATTCCCAACATTATCCGCAATCCATGGATATGGGTTCCTCCCACCCTTGCTTCCGCCATTCTCGGACCAGTAGCCACTATGGTCTTTAAGATGGAAAACAATAAGGTGGGCGCGGGAATGGGAACAAGCGGACTGGTTGGACAATTTGGAACCATAGCAACCATGGGAGGCTCCGGATGGGTGGGAATCGTGACCCTTCACTTTCTACTCCCTGCTCTCCTCAGCACTCTTTTTTGTCTTATTCTGCTGAAGGTTAAAAAGATCCGCCCCGGCGACATGAGGTTATAA
- a CDS encoding MFS transporter, protein MFCGSELASWRKRIILILLTYFAIFSYSHTFFMLPPFLKKAGLEPQRIGWIISAFYLAATLCRPTAGWFIDRFGIRRTMVGASSICVVSALLLAFTDHTPGILYTIRLFMGGGFSVFVVSTTTYQSLVIPERIRGSAFAITSIGGVMTAFTIIPLAELFINRGWDLPYLLMASAASLWAMSMAFLLPPVQQDFSSNKTQKTSYAALFKETPIKFLLISCVFLGLTDASIAYVSSLAIGRGLNPSVYMVAISIGAIIIRLFGSGLYERVPRTVIAAPSFGAMGLALFGASFAASNFMIAFFGFLYGAAVGYGYPTHLALIGDMIPERFRGRASSMVYFSMDISWTLLPVYIGYASALAGISWAFRGFSLFAFGASILVYFFLWKRIGQKKGIHLH, encoded by the coding sequence TTGTTCTGTGGATCGGAGCTCGCATCGTGGAGAAAGCGGATTATTCTTATACTCCTTACCTACTTTGCTATTTTTTCTTATTCTCATACTTTTTTCATGTTGCCGCCTTTTTTGAAAAAGGCCGGTCTGGAGCCTCAGCGCATTGGCTGGATCATCAGCGCTTTTTATCTTGCCGCTACACTATGCCGTCCCACCGCGGGGTGGTTTATAGACCGTTTCGGAATACGGAGAACCATGGTTGGGGCCTCGAGTATCTGCGTTGTTTCCGCCCTTTTGTTGGCTTTTACCGACCATACGCCTGGAATCCTCTATACTATTCGTCTTTTTATGGGAGGCGGTTTCAGTGTTTTTGTAGTCTCCACAACAACCTACCAATCCCTTGTCATTCCAGAGCGAATACGAGGTTCTGCCTTTGCTATTACAAGTATTGGGGGGGTAATGACAGCTTTTACCATTATTCCTCTGGCTGAACTTTTTATTAACCGGGGCTGGGACCTTCCCTATCTGCTCATGGCTTCCGCGGCATCCCTTTGGGCAATGTCCATGGCCTTTCTTCTCCCCCCTGTCCAGCAGGATTTTTCTTCGAACAAAACTCAAAAAACTTCTTATGCGGCTCTTTTCAAGGAAACGCCCATAAAATTTCTTCTGATTTCCTGTGTTTTCCTGGGACTTACGGATGCGTCCATTGCCTATGTATCAAGTCTTGCCATTGGCAGAGGTCTCAACCCATCAGTCTATATGGTGGCTATTTCCATCGGAGCGATTATTATCAGGCTCTTTGGCAGTGGGCTTTATGAGAGGGTACCGCGAACGGTCATAGCAGCTCCATCCTTTGGGGCCATGGGACTGGCCCTTTTCGGCGCTTCCTTCGCCGCTTCGAATTTCATGATCGCCTTCTTTGGTTTCCTCTACGGCGCTGCAGTTGGGTACGGATATCCCACTCACCTCGCCCTTATTGGAGATATGATTCCTGAGCGATTCAGAGGGAGGGCATCATCCATGGTGTATTTTTCCATGGATATCAGCTGGACCCTTCTGCCGGTCTATATTGGATATGCATCAGCCTTGGCAGGAATCTCGTGGGCGTTCAGGGGCTTTTCTCTCTTTGCTTTCGGGGCATCTATCCTGGTTTACTTTTTCCTTTGGAAAAGGATCGGCCAGAAGAAGGGCATACATCTCCATTGA
- a CDS encoding transcription repressor NadR, which yields MKGPERRKRISNILNTSQSAVKGNELAETFNVSRQVIVQDIALLRAEGHNIIATPQGYMMLSPHQPSSLRSIMCNHTGIKEMKEELDIMVDNGATVIDVMVEHPVYGEIIGNLMLRNHEDVEEFIEKVIQTKAEPLSILTRGAHFHTLEVPNDATFQKIIAALKKKGYLMD from the coding sequence GTGAAGGGACCTGAACGGAGAAAGAGAATTTCTAACATTCTCAATACAAGTCAATCAGCAGTGAAGGGAAACGAGCTTGCGGAAACCTTCAATGTGAGCCGGCAGGTGATTGTTCAGGATATAGCCCTGTTGCGGGCAGAAGGGCATAACATTATAGCAACGCCCCAAGGATATATGATGCTTTCACCACACCAACCCTCCTCACTAAGATCAATTATGTGCAATCATACTGGAATCAAAGAGATGAAAGAAGAACTTGATATTATGGTGGATAATGGAGCCACTGTTATTGATGTCATGGTAGAACATCCCGTATATGGCGAGATAATAGGCAACCTCATGCTCCGAAACCATGAGGACGTGGAAGAGTTCATTGAAAAGGTTATTCAGACAAAGGCGGAACCTTTATCAATCCTGACAAGAGGCGCCCATTTTCACACATTGGAAGTACCTAATGATGCAACGTTTCAAAAGATAATCGCGGCTTTAAAGAAAAAAGGGTACTTGATGGATTGA